ttgattttcagcttttctttttgaaaaaatttaaatccaactaaaaatactaaaaatcagaagaaaaatcttatttgtcattcattttttcaaaatcagtgaaaatggtaaattattCCTCGTAATAGATAAGAGATTAATGATAGGAAATTTACCCGaaagtcaaaatttaatattttgttggcGTGCACTTTTCATAAGAATAcatttaacataatatatattcctATTGGATAAGAAGCTATGACTTTGAAAACTTCACAAAGCTTCGTAATCTTTCTTCATAGACAAgttgagaaatgagaaaaattacAGCCATTAATCGGTGGCTATCATACTTGAACATGGCCAATATCCATGACTTTTTAGAGAGTTTGGTTTCCGGATCTTTGGTGCAAGCAACGAATTATCTTCACGTAATGAGCATATTCATATATCtgtatcaaaacaaaataaggaAGGGTTTTCAGTTGACCTAATTTCTGAGAGATATCTATCATCCAATGACATTGAAAAAAAGGAGTCCGGTCAAAAAAGGCACCTCGTTCTGGCCGAACTTGTTAAATATCTTTGATTACTCCTCTTAACTACGGCCACTAGCTCTATAAATACGCTGTCATAATGGATATCAAGGCATAAATTAACAGAAACACAATGAAGACTGCCTTATTTTTAGCAATTACTTCCCTTGTTTTAGGCTCAACAATAGCCAGTGATGAATTTGACCCTGTACTTGACATCTCAGGTCAAGAGCTCCGAACGGGCATTGACTACTACATTTTGCCGGTAATCCGCGGTAGAGGTGGTGGCCTCACTCTTGCCAGCACTGGCAACGAGACCTGCCCACTTGATGTTGTTCAAGAGCAGCAGGAGGTGTCAAACGGTCTCCCATTAACATTTTCACCTGTGAATGTCACGCAAGGCGTTGTACGTGTATCCACTGATCTAAACATCAAGTTCTCTGCTGCTTCAATTTGTGTCCAAACCACT
The sequence above is a segment of the Gossypium raimondii isolate GPD5lz chromosome 4, ASM2569854v1, whole genome shotgun sequence genome. Coding sequences within it:
- the LOC105778735 gene encoding kunitz trypsin inhibitor 5; protein product: MKTALFLAITSLVLGSTIASDEFDPVLDISGQELRTGIDYYILPVIRGRGGGLTLASTGNETCPLDVVQEQQEVSNGLPLTFSPVNVTQGVVRVSTDLNIKFSAASICVQTTLWTLRFDESVQKYVVTTGGVEGNPGRETLSNWFKIQKFEDDYRLVYCPTVCNFCRPVCGALGVFMDGGTRRLAISDEPLKVMFKRA